The genomic region GCCGGGTGCGGCGCTCGACGCTGCGACCGAGGGTCTGAAGGATCGCTGGTTCCTGCTCGACAACGCGTTCAAGCCGTACGCGTGCGGCATCCTCGCGCACGCGATGGTCGACGCGATGAGGGCATTGAGACAAAAGCCCGGCGTCAGCGCGGACCGCATCTCGAGCGTGACCGGCCGCGTCAATCCGCTCGCGATCACGCTGGAGAGCAGGCCCGATCCGGATTCGGGCCTGGAAAGCCGGCTCTCGTTCCAGCACGCGATGGCGGCGGCGCTGATCGACGGCGCCGCGTATCCCGAGCAGTTCACCGATGCGCGCGCGAGCGACGCGCAGGTCGCGCGCTTGCGCTCGAAGATCGCGGTGACCGGCGACGCGGGCATCGCGCAGGATGCCTGCGAGATCACGGTCACGCTCGACGACGGCCGCAGCTACACCGAGCGCGTCGCCCACGCGACCGGCACGCTGGAGAACCCGATGCGCGGGCCCCGGCTCGAGGAGAAGTTTCGCGCGCTCACCGCCGGCGTGCTGCCGCCGGCCCGGGCCGGCGAGGTGATCGACGCGGTCGCGCGCCTGGAAACGCTGTACGAGGCCGGCACGCTGGCCGCGCTGTGCACTACGAAATGAAGCCGCCGCCGAAGGTCAGTAATACGCCTTGCTCTTCAGCGGATCGGTGATCTTCAGATAGACCTCCCCCGATTTGTAGATCGTCCTGCACACGTCGACCGAGCTCTTCAGCTTGAAGATGCCGTAGGACGAGTTCCCGCTCTGGAAGTCCACGAAGATGGGGCCGTTCCTGCTCATCCCGCCGGCCGTGGTGTTGGACGCTGCGGCGTAGCCTCCGCCGAGGGACACGCCCCAGTGGCAGATCGCCGGCGTGACCGAGTCGTGGATGTTGAAGACCATGCCTTCCGGGATGTCGTCGATGTCGTCATCCGCCACGACGTCGCCGTCGCCGATGATCTGATTGCAGGTATAGGCGTTGAGCTGCTCCCCTTCCGTCAGCATCCACTGCAGCGAGCACAAGCCGGACTTGAACAGCCAGATCTTCACCGCGCCGTAACAGTTCGTGGTGCCGCCCCAGTTTCCGGTTTCGGCTCGCGTTATCGAGCGTAACTGGAAATCGCCGGCCATGTCCTTGATGTCGCGGGCGGTCTGCGCGAACTGCCCCAGCGAGACGTCGGGCAGGCGCGTATAGCTGCGGATGGCTTCCCGGATGTCGGTCTCGGCCTTGTTCTTGAAATACTCGATCGTGTTCTTGCATTTCTTGCCGAGCATGTTGGTGGCGGTCTTGTCTTTCACCGGGTACTCGTATTTCTTGATGTCGAGATAGGCGTTCTGGCACAACAGCAGGCCGCGCAGGGCCATGTGCTGGGATTTGGTCCCGACCTTGTCGAAGCCGTACCAGGCCAGCGAGAGCAGGCCGCCGTACTTCGCTTTCTGTCCGCCCGTCTTGAGAAGGATGTCGTTCGCGAGGGCGTCCGACACGTGTGTTCTGATATAGGCCAGCGCCTGATCGTAGCGTTCGGTATCCGTTCGAGCCATGAAGTTTCCTTTCCCTGGAATCTATCGAGGTTGTTCTGAGCGACGCTTACTCCGGCCTGATGCCGGCAGCTTTCACCACCTTCGCCCATTTCACGATCTCGCGGCTGACGAGCGCCGCGAACTCTTCGGGGGACCCGGGCAGCGGGTCGAGGCCGCTCGCGGCGAAGCGCGCGCGGGTGTCGGCCTCCTCGAGCACCTGGCGCAGCGCGCCGTTGAGCGCGGCGATGCTCGCGCGCGGCGTGCGCGCGGGCGCGAGCATGCCGTACCAGCCGTTCACCTCGACGGCCGGCAGGCCCGATTCGGCGAACGTCGGCACGTCGGGCATCGCGTTCGAGCGCGCGAGCGTCGTCACGGCGATCGCGCGCAGCTTGCCGCTCTGCAACGACGCCCTCGTCGTCGAGATCGAGCCGAAGAACATCGACACGCGCCCCGCGAGGAGGTCGGGCATCACCGCGCCGCCGCCTTTGTACGGCACGTGCTGCAGGTCGAGACCGGCCGCGATGCGCAGCAGCTCGGCCGCGAGATGCGGCGGACTGCCGATACCGGTCGATGCGTAGTTCACGCCGCCGGGCTTCGATTTCACCCAGGCGGCGAGCTCGCCGACGGTCTTCGCCGGCACCGACGGATGCACCACCAGGATGTACGGCCCGCCGGCGACGGTGCCGATGGTCGCGAAATCGCGCTGCGTGTCGAACGGCAGCTTGCGCACGATGCTCGGATTCACCGCAAACCCCGCGGCGACGATGACGAGGGTGTGACCGTCCGGCGCCGCGCGCGCGACGATCTCCGAGCCGATGACGCTGTTCGCGCCCGCGCGGTTGTCGACGACGAACGGCTGGCCGAGCTTCGCGGACAGGCGGTCGGCGACGATGCGCCCGATGACGTCGTTGGTGCCGCCCGGCGCGAAAGGCACGATGAAACGCACCGGACGCTCGGGATAGCCTGCCGCCGAAGCGGCGAGCGCCGCGGAGAGCAGGAGACCTGACAAGGTGCTGCACATTGCGTGACGCATCGGACAGCACCTCCTCGGTGTCGTCTATTTGTTTTCGGTCCAGCCCGCGAACTGCGGCTTGTTGCGCGCGACCTGCGGGCCGTTGAAGTCCCACGCCAGGCACTTCCCCATGTGCGGGGGCGGCCGTTTCAGTACCGGGTCGGGCAGGCCCGCGAGCTTGCGCAGCCGCTGACGATACAACGGGATCGTCTGGTACGCAGCCGTCGCCATGTTGAAGAGCAATTCGCGCAGGTGGGTGCAGCCGCGGATGCCGCCCATCGCCTCTTCGATCGTCTTGCGCCAGCCGCGGCCGAGCGTACGACCGACGAGCGCCTGCAGCGGCTCCCTGGACGGCTGGCATTCGGGAAACGGCGTCGACGGCATCGTCACCGCGACCTGCTCGATCTTCATCCTGTCGTCGACGGTGAGACGGATCGCCATGCCGTGCACGTGATCGCCGGGCTGGAGCAGCCCGCGGTCGGACGTGTCGTGCGCGTAAGACTTGGTGTCGGTCATCTCGCCTTCGATGTCCCACAGGCCGTCCTCGCGGTGGTAGCCGCGGAAGACGACGGTGCGCGTGTGCACCGGGGTGCGCGCGGCGGCGCGGGGCAGGCCGGTCGAAGGCGCTGCGTTGGTTTGTCGTTCCATGATCGTCCGGATTCTTCGGTTGCCTGACTGCTGACGGCCGAGTGTAGCTGATCGGATGCTATGCTCGCGCTCACCATGGACTTCGAATTCGACCGTCACACCGCGCTCGTCACGGGCGCTTCTCAGGGCATCGGGCGCGCGATCGCCAGGGGCCTCGCGGCGCAGGGCGTGCGCGTGGCGATGGCGGCGCGCCGCGTCGGCATCCTGCGCGAGGTCGCCGCGGAGATTCGCGCCGCAGGCGGCGCCGAGCCCGTCGTCATCGAGGCGGACCTCTATCCGGAGGGCGCGGCCGAAGCGCTCGCGGGGAAAGCGCTCGACGCGCTCGGCCACGTCGACATCCTGATCAATTCCGCGGGGGGCAGCCGCCCGCTCGGCGACGCGGGCACCAAAGAGCAGTGGATGGAAGCGCTCACGCTCAACTTCCTGCGCCTGCGCGAGCTCACGCACGCGGTGCTGCCGCAGATGCAGGCGCGCCGCTGGGGCCGCGTCGTCAATCTCACCGGCACGTCCGAGCCGAGGATGATGAACGCCGCGTTCTCGGCGAAAGCGGCGGTCCACGCCTGGGCCAAGGGCCTGTCGCGCGAGGTCGCGAAGGACAACGTGACGATCCACTGCATACAGCCCGGCCGCATCCGCAGCGAGCAGATCTCGAAACGCTATCCGACGCTCGAAGCCGAGCTCGAGTTCGCGCGCGAGGAGATCCCGATGGGCCGTTTCGGCGAGCCCGAAGAGCTCGCCAATCTCGCGATCTTTCTCGCCTCGCCGCTGGCGAGCTACGTCACCGGGACGGTGATTCCCGTCGACGGCGGGATGTATCGCTTCGCGTTCTGACGTGAGACTCAAGGACAAAGTCGCGATCGTCACCGGCGCCGCCCCCCAGGCCGAAGGCGTCGGCAACGGCAGCGCGGCCGCGATCCTCTACGCGCGCGAAGGCGCGAAAGTCGTCCTGGTCAACCGCTCCGAGGCGCGCGCGCACAAGCTCAAGCGCGAGATCGACGCGGCAGGCGGCGAGTGCATCGTGTGCGTCGCGGACGTCGCGCAAGAAGACGACGTGAAGCGCATGGTCGCGACGACCGTCGAGCGCCATGGCCGCATCGACGTGCTGCACAACAACGTCGGCGGCAACAAGGGCGGCGGGCGCGTGACCGAGCTCGACGAGAGCCTGTGGGACGCGACCATGAAGCTCAACCTGAACAGCGCGATGCTCTGCTGCAAGCACGTGATCCCGCACATGATCGCGCAGGGCGGCGGCTCCATCGTCAACGTCTCCTCGCTCGCCGGCATGATCGGGCTCTTCGACCGCAAGACGAGCCTCGTCGCGTATTCGACCGCCAAAGCCGGCCTCTCCGGCTTCACGCGCGCGCTCGCCGCCGACCACGCGGCCGACGGCATCCGCGTGAACTGCATCGTCGTCGGCATGGTGGAGACGCCGCTCATCGTCGCGCTGCAGGGGCCGGACGTGCTGGAGAAGCGCCGCGCCGCGATCCCGCTCAGGACCGCCGGCACCGCGTGGGACGTGGCGCACGCGGCGGTCTATCTCGCGAGCGACGAGTCGCGCTGGGTCACCGGCATCGACCTGCCGATCGACGGCGGGCAGATGCGATTGTTCGAGCGGCCGAGATGACGTAGGAATAACGCGCCTCGTTTGACGCGGGCAGCCATTCCGTATACCTTTCGGTGAATCTGTCGACAGTTTTGTATGATTGTCGGCTGTTCCGGAAAACCTGCCGTGCCCGACACTGTCCCCCGGCCATCCCTCGCTGAAGAGGCGTATCGCGAGATCCGCGACGCGCTGCTTTCGGGCGCGCTCGAGCCGGGCCAGAAGCTGTCGGAGCCGGAGCTCGCGCTGCGCTTCGACACCAGCCGCAGCCCGGTGCGCGAAGCGCTGGTGCGCCTCGAGCACGAAGGCTTCATCGAGCGCTTGCCGAGCGGCCGCCTGAGAGTCGCGGCGCTCGACATCGCTTATCTCGAGCAGCTCTATGTGGTCCGCGCCGACCTCGAAGGGCTTGCCGCGCGACTCGCGACGCCGCTGCTGCGTACCGTCGACCTCGACGCCATGACCCGGAGCGTCGAAGCGATGGACGCGGCGGTGAAGAGCGGCAGCGCGCGCGGCGCGATCGCGACCGGCCAGCAGTTCCACGACGTCATCATGCGCGAGTGCGGCAACGCCCCGCTGGTCTCGCTGCTCGCGGGTCTCAACGCACGCATCGCGCGCTTTCGGGCGGTCGTCGCTGCGCTCGGCGACTACGACCCCGATCGGGTGCTCGAGCACCGGCGCATCCTGAAGGCGCTCTACGAGCGCGACGCCGATGCCGCGCGCGCCGCGATGATGGAACACGTGCAGCGGTCTGCCGCGGTGCTCATCCGCCGCTTGCGGGAGCGCGACACCGCTGCCTGAATCACCACGATAACGAGGAGGAAACCAGAATGAATCTGCGCTACACCTGCGCGCGGCTGAGCGCCGCGGCCGTTTGCGCGCTCGCGAGCGTCGGCGCGCACGCGCAACAGTATCCGACCAAGCCGATCCGGATGATCTGTCCGTTCCCGCCCGGCGGGACGACCGACGTGGTCGCGCGCATCGTCGCACAGGGTCTTTCCGAAGCGTGGGGCCAGCAGGTCATCGTCGACAACCGTCCCGGCGCGGGCGCGGTGATCGGCACCGAGATGGCCGCGAAGTCTCCGCCCGACGGCTATACCGTGCTGCTCGGCTCGATCACGACGCACGCGGTGAACCCCGCGCTCCACAAGCACCTCAACTTCGACGCGGTGAAGGATTTTGCGCCCGTGTCGCTCGTCGTCTCGTCGCCCCAACTGCTGGCGGTCAATCCGTCGGTGGCGGCGAAGAGCGTGAAAGAGCTGATCGCGCTGGCGAAGGCGAAGCCGGGCCAGCTCAACTACGCCTCCGCCGGACCGGGCAGCTCGCCGCATCTCACGTTCGAGCTCTTCAAGAGCGCGACCGGCATCGACATCCGCCACGTGCCCTACAAAGGCACCGGGCCCGCGATCACCGAGCTCGTCGGCGGACAGGTGCAGGCGATGATCACCGGCGTGGTCGCGCTCATGCCGCACGTGAAGTCGAATCGCCTGCGCGCCATCGCGGTGACGAGCAAGGGCCGGGTGGGCGTGCTGCCCGACGTGCCGACGGTCATGGAATCGGGCGTCCCCAATTTCGACGTGAGCTCGTGGTTCGGCGTGTTCCTGCCCGCGGGAACGCCGAAAGCGATCGTCACGAAGATGAACGCGGAGGTGCGCAAGATCGTCGCCGCGCCCGACGTCAAGAAGCGACTCATCGATCTCGGCGCCGATCCCGAGACCAATACACCGGAGCAGTTCGCGGCTTACGTGCGCTCCGAAAGAACGCGGTGGGCGAAGGTCGTGCAGGACACCGGCGCCCGGGTGGAATGAAAACCTAGACTGTCATTGCGAGGAGCGGTGCGACGAAGCAATCCCGAGACGCTCGGTAACGTGCGCCACGAGATCGCCACGTCGCTTCGCTCCTCGCGATGACTACTGTTACTTCAGGAGGTCGATCATGGTACTGAGAGTGCTGGACCCGCTCGCGGACATCAACAAGCCCGCGGAAAGAAAACCGCTGAAAGGCGTCGAATCGTTGCATGGCAAGCGCGTGGGCCTGTTGTGGGGCCGTCACGCGGCGTCGGTGAAGTTCTGGCCGGTGTTCGAGGAAGTGGTGCTCAAGAAGTTCTCCGGCGATCCGGTGCGGCTCTACAAGAACAGCAGCTGGAATCCCGCGCCCGCGAAGGACATCGAAGACTTCGCCGGGAAAGTGGATTATGCGTTCGTGGGGGTAGGCGCCTGAGGGTCGTGCACATCAGCTACCGTGCGTGACACGGTCAATATGGTGCAGCAGGGCATTCCCGCGGTCGGTCTGGTTCACAAGCCTTTCGAAAAGCTCGCGCGCATGCAGGCGGTGCAGCTCGGCATGCCCGACGCGCCGCTCCTCATCTACGATCAGGACCTCCCGGCCAAAGATCCGGCGGACTTCGTGCAGAAGAAAGCCGAGAACGTCACCGAACAGGTGACCGAGATACTCATCGAGCAATGCGGCGCGAAAGGAGAATCGTGATGGGCGCAGCGGACAAGAAGCTCCAGATCGCGTCCAGGGCTTTCGACTTCGACGACATCGACGCGTTCACCGAGCACGCGTACGCGAACGGCTGGACCGACGGTCTGCCGGTGCTGCCGCCGACCGAGAAGAAGGTCACCGCGATGCTCGACTACCTCAAGCGCGATCCGCAGGAGGTGCTCGGCGTGGTGCCGCCGGGGGAAGGGGTGGCGACGATCGAGAAGATCGCGATCAACGCCGCCATGGCGGGCTGCCTGCCGGAGTACCTGCCGGTGGTGATCACCGCGGTCGAAGCGATGCTCGACCCGGTGTTCGAGCTGATGCGCGTGCAGTGCACGACCGGCGGGCCGTGCCCGCTCGTCATCGTCAGCGGCCCCGTGGTGAAGAAGCTCGGCTTCAACTTCGGCGAAGGCGCGTTCGTCGGCACCGGTAACCGCGTGAACTCGTCGATCGGCCGTGCAGTGCGCCTGATCCTGTGGAACATCGGCCTCGGCCGTCCCGGCCAGATGTCGCACGCGACCATGGGCCATCCCGGACGTTACTGCTATCTCGTCGCCGAGCGTCCGCCCGAGGAAGACAATCCGTGGGAGCCGATCCATGTGACCAACGGCCTGAAGCCCGAGGACAGCGCGGTCTCGATGTATCCGTCGGGCACGCACGTCCAGTTCAACTTCGGCACCGGCGCGAACACGATCGAGAACAACCTCTACGTCGCCAAGGAGGTGCTGACCAACCTCGGCCAGTTCCAGGCGGCGATGCAGCGGCTGCTCGTCATCAACCCGCAGGCGGCTTCGGTGTTCGCGGCCGCGGGTTACGACAAGACCAGGTTCCGCGACACGCTGCTCGAGATGAGCAAGCGTCCGGTGCGCGATCTGAAGCGCACCGGCGGCCAGTCGGCTACCGCGACGTGGCACTGGACCAAGATCGCCGACGTCGACAACGACGATCAGATGGTCCCGTGCATGATCGACGAGCACCACCTGCAGATCATGGTCGCCGGAGGCTGGGCGCCGCCGATCAGCCAGTGCGTCATGGTCAACTCGATGCACGGCGAGATGACGACCAAGAAGATCGACTGGACGTGGGAATGATCCCACTACTCTGTTCCCTCCCCCTCAGGGGGAGGGTTAGGGTGGGGGTAGGTTTGATAGCGGCTATGGCGACGCTTTCCGCTTCAGCTCAAAACTACCCCGATCGTCCGATCCGCCTCATCATCCCCGTGCAGGCGGGGCTGTCCACCAACGACACGATCCCGCGCGCCGTAGGACAGAAGCTCGCCGCCGCGCTCGGACAGCCGGTCGTCATGGACAACCGCGTCGGAGCGAGCGGCCAGATCGGAACGCGAGCGGCCGCGACTTCGGCGCCTGACGGCTATACGCTGGCAGTCGGTTACACGACCACCATGGCGGTGGCGCCCGCATTGGGCAACACCGGCTTCGACGCGGCTGCGACGCTCACCGGCGTCGCGCGCGTCTTCACTTCGCCGTCGCTGATCGTCGTCGGCGCGAGCGTGCCGGCGAAGGACCTGAAAGAGCTGATCGCGCTGGCTAAGCGCGCACCGGGTGAGCTCAACTTCGCATCGGCGGGCACCGGCAGCACGCCTCACCTCTGCGGCGAGCTTTTTCAATCGCTGGCAGGAATCGAGCTCGCGCACGTACCTTACAAGTCCGCCGGCGCAGCGATCACCGCGCTCGCGGTCGGCGAAGCGCAGGTCGTCTGCCAGGCCGCGGGCTCGGTGATGCCGCTCGTCAAGTCGGGCAAGCTGCGGCCGCTCGTCGTCGCGAGTCCGCACCGCGTGGCGTCGCTGCCCGACGTGCCGACTGCGAAGGAAGCCGGACTGCCCGGGTTCGAAGTCGAATCGTGGTCCGGCATCGTCGCACCGGTGCGCACGCCGCCGCAGATCGTCAAGCGCCTCTACGACGAGATCGCGAAGGCGCTCGACATGCCCGACGTGCAGAACTTCATCCGCGCGCAGGGCGCCGAGCCCGCGCTCATGACGCCCGCGGCTTTCAACGCTTACATGCGCACCGAGCGCGCGAAGTGGGCGAAGGTCATCAAGTCGCGCAACATCAAGATCGACTGACATGAAGATCGAAGCGATCGAAGTGGTCGGCCTCGACATCGTGCCGTCGCACCGGCGGCGCATGTCGACGGGCGCGTACGTCTACAGCGACAAGGGCGGCTGGGGCGGACGCCCTGTGATGGTCGGCATACGCGCCGGCGGGCTCGTCGGCTGGGGCGAGGCGCGGCCGATCAATCCATTCGTCCCCGAGACCGCGGCGGGGATGTTCACCAACATCCGCGACTACTACGCGCCGGCGCTGATCGGCCGCGACGCGATGCAGATCGAGGCGAACCTGCGCGCGTGCGAAGCGCGCCTGCCGCCGAACCCCGCGACGCTCGCCACGATCGACATGGCCCTGCACGACCTCGTCGGACGCGCGCTCGGCGTGCCGGTGCACACGCTCCTCGGCGGCGCGTGCCGTGACGAGATCCCGCTCGAATGGTCGGTCAGTCTCGACGACGAGAAGGTGATGGTCTCCGAAGCGCTGCGCGCGGTCGAGAAGCACAGCGTCGAGTACGTCTGCATCAAGATCGGGCCGCTGGAGCGCAAGGAGCTCGACATCCGCGTCGCCGCAGCGATCCAGAAGGAGCTGGGGACGAAGGTGCGCCTCGGCGTCGACGCCAACACCTGTTACGACGTGCCGAACGCCGTTCGTTTCGCCAACCGCTTCGACGACATCGGGCTTGCGTACTTCGAGCAGCCGGTGCCGCGCGGCTCGCTCGCCGACATGCGCAGCATTCGCGACCGCGTCACGGTCCCGATCATGGCGGACGAATCGGTGTGGACGCTCGATGACGCGATGCGCGTGGTTCAGCACGGCGCCGCCGACGTCCTCGCGGTGAAGTGGTACAAGTGCGGCGGTTTGAGGCGCTGCCGCGAGGTCGCGGTGATCGCAGAGGCCGCAGGTCTCCAGGCGAACTGCGCCGGCACCGCGAACGGCAGTTACATCGAGGCGATCGCGGCGGCGCACCTGTGCGTCACGATCCCCAACCACGCGTTCGGCGCCGAGTTCATCCTCGGCCTGCCGTCGGTCAACGAGCATCCCATCATCAGCAACCGCCCCATCGATGCGCAGAACGGCCGCTGCAACCTGCCGCCGGGGCCGGGCTTCGGCTTCGAGGTCGACCGCAAGGCGATCGCGAAGTACGCGCTCGAG from Burkholderiales bacterium harbors:
- a CDS encoding SDR family NAD(P)-dependent oxidoreductase, translating into MRLKDKVAIVTGAAPQAEGVGNGSAAAILYAREGAKVVLVNRSEARAHKLKREIDAAGGECIVCVADVAQEDDVKRMVATTVERHGRIDVLHNNVGGNKGGGRVTELDESLWDATMKLNLNSAMLCCKHVIPHMIAQGGGSIVNVSSLAGMIGLFDRKTSLVAYSTAKAGLSGFTRALAADHAADGIRVNCIVVGMVETPLIVALQGPDVLEKRRAAIPLRTAGTAWDVAHAAVYLASDESRWVTGIDLPIDGGQMRLFERPR
- a CDS encoding SDR family oxidoreductase; the encoded protein is MLALTMDFEFDRHTALVTGASQGIGRAIARGLAAQGVRVAMAARRVGILREVAAEIRAAGGAEPVVIEADLYPEGAAEALAGKALDALGHVDILINSAGGSRPLGDAGTKEQWMEALTLNFLRLRELTHAVLPQMQARRWGRVVNLTGTSEPRMMNAAFSAKAAVHAWAKGLSREVAKDNVTIHCIQPGRIRSEQISKRYPTLEAELEFAREEIPMGRFGEPEELANLAIFLASPLASYVTGTVIPVDGGMYRFAF
- a CDS encoding tripartite tricarboxylate transporter substrate binding protein, giving the protein MATLSASAQNYPDRPIRLIIPVQAGLSTNDTIPRAVGQKLAAALGQPVVMDNRVGASGQIGTRAAATSAPDGYTLAVGYTTTMAVAPALGNTGFDAAATLTGVARVFTSPSLIVVGASVPAKDLKELIALAKRAPGELNFASAGTGSTPHLCGELFQSLAGIELAHVPYKSAGAAITALAVGEAQVVCQAAGSVMPLVKSGKLRPLVVASPHRVASLPDVPTAKEAGLPGFEVESWSGIVAPVRTPPQIVKRLYDEIAKALDMPDVQNFIRAQGAEPALMTPAAFNAYMRTERAKWAKVIKSRNIKID
- a CDS encoding GntR family transcriptional regulator, which gives rise to MPDTVPRPSLAEEAYREIRDALLSGALEPGQKLSEPELALRFDTSRSPVREALVRLEHEGFIERLPSGRLRVAALDIAYLEQLYVVRADLEGLAARLATPLLRTVDLDAMTRSVEAMDAAVKSGSARGAIATGQQFHDVIMRECGNAPLVSLLAGLNARIARFRAVVAALGDYDPDRVLEHRRILKALYERDADAARAAMMEHVQRSAAVLIRRLRERDTAA
- a CDS encoding enolase C-terminal domain-like protein produces the protein MKIEAIEVVGLDIVPSHRRRMSTGAYVYSDKGGWGGRPVMVGIRAGGLVGWGEARPINPFVPETAAGMFTNIRDYYAPALIGRDAMQIEANLRACEARLPPNPATLATIDMALHDLVGRALGVPVHTLLGGACRDEIPLEWSVSLDDEKVMVSEALRAVEKHSVEYVCIKIGPLERKELDIRVAAAIQKELGTKVRLGVDANTCYDVPNAVRFANRFDDIGLAYFEQPVPRGSLADMRSIRDRVTVPIMADESVWTLDDAMRVVQHGAADVLAVKWYKCGGLRRCREVAVIAEAAGLQANCAGTANGSYIEAIAAAHLCVTIPNHAFGAEFILGLPSVNEHPIISNRPIDAQNGRCNLPPGPGFGFEVDRKAIAKYALEHLVIDASGSRRVTDGG
- a CDS encoding tripartite tricarboxylate transporter substrate binding protein; protein product: MNLRYTCARLSAAAVCALASVGAHAQQYPTKPIRMICPFPPGGTTDVVARIVAQGLSEAWGQQVIVDNRPGAGAVIGTEMAAKSPPDGYTVLLGSITTHAVNPALHKHLNFDAVKDFAPVSLVVSSPQLLAVNPSVAAKSVKELIALAKAKPGQLNYASAGPGSSPHLTFELFKSATGIDIRHVPYKGTGPAITELVGGQVQAMITGVVALMPHVKSNRLRAIAVTSKGRVGVLPDVPTVMESGVPNFDVSSWFGVFLPAGTPKAIVTKMNAEVRKIVAAPDVKKRLIDLGADPETNTPEQFAAYVRSERTRWAKVVQDTGARVE
- a CDS encoding tripartite tricarboxylate transporter substrate binding protein, whose protein sequence is MRHAMCSTLSGLLLSAALAASAAGYPERPVRFIVPFAPGGTNDVIGRIVADRLSAKLGQPFVVDNRAGANSVIGSEIVARAAPDGHTLVIVAAGFAVNPSIVRKLPFDTQRDFATIGTVAGGPYILVVHPSVPAKTVGELAAWVKSKPGGVNYASTGIGSPPHLAAELLRIAAGLDLQHVPYKGGGAVMPDLLAGRVSMFFGSISTTRASLQSGKLRAIAVTTLARSNAMPDVPTFAESGLPAVEVNGWYGMLAPARTPRASIAALNGALRQVLEEADTRARFAASGLDPLPGSPEEFAALVSREIVKWAKVVKAAGIRPE
- a CDS encoding DUF2889 domain-containing protein; this translates as MERQTNAAPSTGLPRAAARTPVHTRTVVFRGYHREDGLWDIEGEMTDTKSYAHDTSDRGLLQPGDHVHGMAIRLTVDDRMKIEQVAVTMPSTPFPECQPSREPLQALVGRTLGRGWRKTIEEAMGGIRGCTHLRELLFNMATAAYQTIPLYRQRLRKLAGLPDPVLKRPPPHMGKCLAWDFNGPQVARNKPQFAGWTENK